One Bradyrhizobium sp. ISRA464 genomic window carries:
- the pcaG gene encoding protocatechuate 3,4-dioxygenase subunit alpha has protein sequence MSNQRPDGITPSQTVGPYFKYGLTPNGEYAWNDAFTNNLLTPDVSGERIRIEGKVYDGDGAVIPDCMLEIWQADAQGRFSDPQDKRALPNSSFKGFGRCGTDASGGYAFDTIKPGVVPDPDGKPQAPHILLAVYARGMLLHLYTRIYFDDEAGNASDPVLALVPADRRTTLIARRKAGAGHVYTLDIHLQGDNETVFFDI, from the coding sequence GTGTCGAACCAGCGTCCCGATGGCATCACGCCGTCGCAAACCGTCGGCCCTTATTTCAAGTACGGCCTGACGCCGAACGGCGAATATGCGTGGAACGACGCCTTCACCAACAACCTGCTGACGCCCGACGTCTCCGGCGAGCGCATCCGCATCGAGGGCAAGGTCTATGACGGCGACGGCGCCGTGATCCCGGACTGCATGCTGGAGATCTGGCAGGCCGATGCCCAGGGCCGCTTCTCCGATCCGCAGGACAAGCGCGCGCTGCCGAACTCGAGCTTCAAGGGTTTTGGCCGCTGCGGCACTGATGCGAGCGGCGGTTACGCCTTCGACACCATCAAACCGGGTGTGGTGCCGGACCCCGACGGCAAGCCGCAGGCGCCGCACATCCTGCTCGCGGTCTACGCGCGCGGCATGCTGCTGCATCTCTACACGCGGATCTATTTCGACGACGAAGCCGGCAACGCCAGCGATCCCGTGCTGGCGCTAGTGCCGGCCGATCGTCGCACGACCCTGATCGCCAGGCGCAAGGCCGGTGCGGGGCATGTCTACACGCTCGACATTCACCTGCAGGGTGACAACGAGACGGTGTTCTTCGACATCTAG
- the pcaH gene encoding protocatechuate 3,4-dioxygenase subunit beta, with the protein MALIYPVASNSVHPARLSPAYRSAIKRAPSKPLIPMRHTLSELTGPVYGHETVREHDNDLTIQHKGEPLGERIIVHGYVLDEDGRGVPNTLVELWQANACGRYIHVVDQHPAPLDPNFTGAGRTQSDAKGYYKFITIKPGAYPWGNHHNAWRPAHIHFSVFGPSFVSRLVTQMYFPGDPLFPFDPIFNSVTDEKARARMISSFDLENTKPEWALCYRFDIVLRGRNATPMETK; encoded by the coding sequence ATGGCGTTGATCTATCCGGTCGCTTCGAACAGCGTCCATCCCGCGCGTCTGTCTCCCGCGTATCGGAGCGCGATCAAGCGCGCGCCTTCGAAGCCGTTGATCCCGATGCGGCACACGCTCTCGGAGCTCACCGGTCCGGTCTATGGTCATGAGACCGTGCGCGAGCACGACAACGACCTCACCATCCAGCACAAGGGTGAGCCGCTCGGCGAGCGCATCATCGTGCACGGCTATGTGCTCGACGAGGACGGCCGCGGCGTGCCCAACACGCTGGTCGAGCTGTGGCAGGCCAACGCCTGCGGCCGTTACATCCACGTCGTCGACCAGCATCCGGCGCCGCTCGATCCGAACTTCACCGGCGCCGGCCGCACCCAGAGCGACGCCAAGGGCTACTACAAGTTCATCACCATCAAGCCCGGCGCCTATCCCTGGGGCAATCATCACAATGCCTGGCGGCCCGCGCATATCCACTTCTCGGTGTTCGGCCCCTCCTTCGTCTCGCGGCTGGTCACGCAGATGTATTTTCCGGGCGACCCGCTGTTTCCGTTCGATCCGATCTTCAATTCGGTGACCGATGAGAAGGCGCGGGCGCGGATGATCTCGTCGTTCGATCTCGAAAACACCAAGCCGGAATGGGCGCTCTGCTACCGCTTCGATATCGTGCTGCGCGGGCGCAACGCCACGCCGATGGAGACCAAGTAA
- a CDS encoding DUF4863 family protein yields MGSREQLIERSIPFLREVKDMTPSAAMERWLNETYGEDSALYQDLARLIKMGVEEGWAANQEVDGPNYRRSRILEPVPETFQFSITAVYMNSTDPRRFKDEDDHHVLRGQYHGHPYGELNLVVPLDKGAQLKGLQGWQGPGWTAPDPGSRHYPEVRGGAMIALFYLPAGRISYDFKAPA; encoded by the coding sequence ATGGGAAGCCGTGAACAACTGATCGAACGCAGCATTCCGTTTCTGCGCGAGGTCAAGGACATGACGCCGAGCGCGGCGATGGAGCGATGGCTCAACGAGACCTATGGAGAGGACAGCGCGCTCTACCAGGATCTCGCTCGCCTCATCAAAATGGGGGTCGAGGAGGGCTGGGCGGCGAACCAGGAGGTGGATGGCCCGAACTATCGGCGCAGCCGCATCCTTGAGCCGGTCCCCGAAACGTTCCAGTTCAGCATCACCGCGGTCTACATGAACAGCACCGATCCACGCCGTTTCAAGGACGAGGACGACCATCACGTGCTGCGCGGGCAATATCACGGCCATCCCTATGGCGAGCTCAACCTCGTCGTTCCCCTCGACAAGGGGGCGCAGCTCAAGGGATTGCAGGGCTGGCAAGGACCAGGATGGACGGCGCCGGATCCCGGTAGCCGGCATTATCCCGAGGTCAGGGGCGGCGCGATGATCGCCCTGTTTTATCTGCCGGCCGGGCGCATCTCCTACGATTTCAAGGCGCCGGCCTGA
- a CDS encoding nitroreductase encodes MPACGEAVIDRGVACGAPRNPIDEVIAARLSCREFSGSPVSRSTIEQILRVARFAPSGANIQPWHVYVLAGAAKAEVSAALLHAYEKEPNEHVSEYQYYASEFPEPYLGRRQEFGRLFYGSLGIAQSDGAARSRQTAKNFAFFGAPVGLIVTIDRRLAMGSWLDLGMFIQNVMLAAVGRGLQSCPQETFARYHRILRPLLSIPAEQMVACGISMGHPKEQARERLMPRADLEAFASFKGFEN; translated from the coding sequence ATGCCCGCTTGTGGAGAAGCCGTGATCGACCGCGGCGTGGCGTGTGGAGCTCCGCGCAATCCGATCGATGAAGTGATCGCTGCCCGTCTCTCGTGCCGTGAGTTCTCCGGCAGTCCGGTCTCACGCTCGACCATCGAGCAAATCCTGCGCGTGGCGCGGTTTGCGCCGAGTGGCGCAAACATTCAGCCCTGGCACGTCTACGTGCTGGCGGGCGCCGCCAAGGCCGAGGTGTCGGCTGCGCTTCTGCACGCGTATGAGAAGGAGCCGAACGAGCACGTCTCCGAATATCAATACTACGCCAGCGAGTTTCCCGAGCCGTATCTTGGTCGTCGCCAGGAGTTCGGGCGATTGTTCTATGGCTCGCTCGGAATCGCGCAGAGCGACGGTGCGGCGAGGAGCAGGCAGACCGCAAAGAACTTCGCGTTCTTCGGTGCACCGGTTGGATTGATCGTTACAATCGATCGCCGCCTGGCGATGGGAAGCTGGCTCGATCTCGGCATGTTCATCCAGAACGTGATGCTGGCAGCGGTGGGACGAGGGCTGCAATCCTGTCCGCAGGAAACCTTCGCCAGGTACCACCGAATACTGCGTCCGCTATTGTCGATTCCTGCCGAGCAGATGGTCGCCTGCGGGATTTCGATGGGTCACCCCAAGGAGCAGGCGAGGGAGCGGCTGATGCCACGCGCGGATTTGGAGGCGTTCGCCTCCTTCAAGGGTTTCGAGAATTAG
- a CDS encoding ABC transporter substrate-binding protein gives MKVWVRLARSGAHKSLGLALTLVAVATSAIAQTGPIRLGVLTDMSSLYADNGGQGSVVAAQMAVDDFKGKVLGRPIEIIAGDHQNKADVGSAIARRWLANENVEVILDVPNSAVALAVQGITRDKKKLFLATGTATSRLTDDECSPTGIHWTYDTYALSQGTTRAISRLGAKSWFFVSADYSLGAQLEADSRKVIDATGGKVVGAVKHPINTPDFSSFLLQAQASKADVIALADAGGDFINAVKQAGEFGVTHGQKLAGLIVFIADVHSLGLQSAQGLMLSSAFYWDLNDETRAWSKRFIEKTRKVPTMIHAGTYGAVMHYLKAVTAAGTLDGPTVAAKMRELPVNDFMTRNGKIRPDGRLVRDMYLFRVKSPEESKYQFDYYQLLAAIPGDEAFRPMEDSGCPLVEKP, from the coding sequence ATGAAGGTCTGGGTGAGATTGGCACGAAGCGGCGCACACAAATCGCTCGGACTGGCGCTGACACTCGTGGCGGTGGCGACGTCGGCGATTGCACAGACCGGTCCGATCAGGCTCGGCGTGCTGACCGACATGTCGTCGCTCTACGCCGACAATGGCGGCCAGGGCTCGGTCGTCGCCGCGCAGATGGCGGTAGACGATTTCAAGGGCAAGGTACTCGGGCGCCCGATCGAGATCATAGCGGGAGACCACCAGAACAAGGCGGACGTCGGTTCGGCGATTGCCCGGCGGTGGCTGGCGAACGAGAACGTTGAGGTCATCCTCGATGTGCCGAATTCCGCTGTCGCGCTGGCCGTGCAAGGCATCACGCGCGACAAGAAGAAGCTATTTCTCGCCACCGGCACAGCGACGTCCCGGCTGACCGACGATGAGTGCTCGCCGACCGGCATCCACTGGACCTACGACACCTACGCGCTGTCGCAGGGGACGACGAGAGCGATTTCACGTCTCGGCGCCAAGTCGTGGTTCTTCGTTTCGGCCGACTATTCGCTCGGCGCGCAGCTCGAGGCCGACAGCCGCAAGGTGATCGATGCCACCGGCGGCAAGGTCGTCGGCGCGGTGAAGCATCCGATCAATACGCCCGATTTCTCGTCCTTCCTGCTGCAGGCGCAAGCCTCCAAGGCGGACGTGATCGCACTCGCTGACGCCGGCGGCGATTTCATCAACGCCGTGAAGCAGGCGGGCGAGTTCGGCGTGACGCACGGGCAAAAGCTCGCCGGCCTGATCGTCTTCATCGCCGACGTTCACAGCCTCGGTCTGCAGAGCGCGCAAGGCCTGATGCTCAGCTCGGCGTTCTACTGGGATCTCAACGATGAGACGCGCGCGTGGTCGAAGCGCTTCATCGAGAAGACCAGGAAGGTGCCCACCATGATCCACGCCGGCACCTATGGCGCGGTGATGCACTATCTCAAGGCAGTCACAGCCGCGGGCACGCTCGATGGACCCACTGTTGCTGCCAAGATGCGCGAATTACCGGTGAACGATTTCATGACCCGTAACGGCAAGATCCGTCCGGACGGCCGGCTGGTCCGCGACATGTATCTCTTCCGCGTCAAATCTCCGGAGGAGTCGAAGTACCAGTTCGACTACTACCAGCTGCTGGCCGCCATCCCGGGAGATGAGGCCTTCAGACCGATGGAGGACAGCGGATGCCCGCTTGTGGAGAAGCCGTGA
- a CDS encoding LysR family transcriptional regulator has translation MDLNLLKVFDAVMEERSVLRASQKVALSQSAVSHSLARLREMLDDELFVRTATGMQPTARALTMAPQVRQALRSLEAAVELPTFAPAVSTKPFTLAANDFTTMVLAPPLLKILSREAPVDRPHHQAGDADRSRRADRPRAHRRRRRRVLVAAEPLPFGTAVRI, from the coding sequence TTGGACCTGAACCTGCTCAAGGTGTTCGACGCCGTCATGGAGGAGCGCAGCGTGCTGCGCGCCAGCCAGAAGGTCGCGTTGAGTCAGTCCGCCGTCAGCCACTCGCTGGCGCGGTTGCGCGAGATGCTGGACGACGAACTGTTCGTCCGCACCGCCACCGGCATGCAGCCGACGGCGCGTGCGCTCACGATGGCGCCGCAGGTTCGCCAGGCGCTGCGATCGCTGGAGGCCGCGGTCGAACTGCCGACCTTCGCTCCGGCGGTCTCCACCAAGCCGTTCACGCTCGCCGCCAATGACTTCACGACGATGGTGCTGGCGCCACCGCTGCTGAAGATCTTGAGCCGGGAGGCTCCCGTCGATCGACCTCACCATCAAGCCGGTGACGCGGATCGATCTCGCCGAGCAGATCGACCTCGGGCGCATCGACGTCGCCGTCGGCGTGTTCTCGTCGCCGCCGAGCCGCTTCCGTTCGGCACTGCTGTTCGAATATGA
- a CDS encoding LysR substrate-binding domain-containing protein, whose translation MTRIDLAEQIDLGRIDVAVGVFSSPPSRFRSALLFEYDDVLIVGRKCKLGRLDKARLATLPLVVVSFGGEQEGAIGGFISERGLARRSEMYDRPALERALSDSDRPPRIAVSLPHFLALPALLVDSELAAIVPRPLARAFEQAHAITTYELPYSTTPVEVRMLWHERIEDEPSHEWLHEVLRRATEELRRGG comes from the coding sequence GTGACGCGGATCGATCTCGCCGAGCAGATCGACCTCGGGCGCATCGACGTCGCCGTCGGCGTGTTCTCGTCGCCGCCGAGCCGCTTCCGTTCGGCACTGCTGTTCGAATATGACGATGTGCTGATCGTTGGCAGAAAGTGCAAGCTTGGCCGGCTCGACAAGGCAAGGCTCGCGACCTTGCCGCTGGTCGTCGTCTCCTTTGGCGGAGAGCAGGAAGGCGCGATCGGCGGCTTCATTTCCGAGCGCGGGCTTGCCAGACGTTCAGAGATGTACGACCGCCCCGCGCTTGAACGGGCGCTGTCCGACAGCGACCGGCCGCCACGGATCGCGGTCTCGCTGCCGCATTTCCTTGCATTGCCCGCACTGCTGGTCGATTCCGAGCTGGCGGCCATCGTTCCGCGGCCGTTGGCGCGCGCCTTCGAGCAAGCGCACGCGATCACGACTTATGAACTACCCTACAGCACGACTCCCGTGGAGGTGCGGATGCTGTGGCACGAGCGGATCGAGGACGAGCCATCGCACGAATGGCTTCACGAGGTACTCCGCCGCGCGACCGAAGAGCTGAGGCGCGGGGGTTAG
- a CDS encoding LysR substrate-binding domain-containing protein, producing the protein MVDLPISTVADKSGFEALVDDMADAHGLTLNTVEDADDLPVLLQLVRSGFGCTILDASFIPTLPPGVRPLKLDGVTAALDISLVWRPDGMSPLVPRFVKVAERLKRKSSRARRND; encoded by the coding sequence GTGGTTGACTTGCCGATATCTACTGTTGCGGACAAAAGCGGCTTCGAAGCGCTCGTAGATGACATGGCCGATGCCCATGGACTGACGCTGAATACCGTGGAAGACGCCGACGATCTGCCGGTGTTATTGCAGTTGGTGAGGTCGGGCTTCGGCTGCACGATCCTCGACGCGTCATTCATTCCGACGCTGCCACCCGGTGTCAGACCACTCAAACTTGATGGCGTGACAGCGGCGCTCGACATTTCCTTAGTATGGCGACCCGACGGTATGTCACCCTTGGTACCCCGCTTCGTGAAAGTCGCCGAACGGTTGAAGCGCAAATCGAGCCGGGCACGTCGCAATGATTGA
- a CDS encoding biotin/lipoyl-binding carrier protein, which yields MAKLEAKSEVSGFVWKVETELGKRVAKGDTLIVIESMKMEIPVVAEADGVIVTIAVEEGGAVDEGKTVAVLEV from the coding sequence ATGGCAAAGCTGGAAGCAAAATCCGAGGTCAGCGGTTTCGTCTGGAAGGTGGAGACTGAGCTCGGCAAGCGCGTGGCGAAGGGCGACACGCTCATCGTAATTGAGTCCATGAAAATGGAAATTCCGGTCGTGGCAGAAGCTGACGGCGTGATCGTTACGATCGCGGTCGAAGAAGGCGGCGCAGTTGACGAGGGTAAGACGGTCGCCGTGCTGGAAGTGTGA
- a CDS encoding CoA transferase, whose amino-acid sequence MSECEVETPLMDVRIVDFTHFIAGPFCTMILADFGAEVIKIESPDGGDGFRQYPPHRAGEGAPYLWTNRNKDSVALDLKTEAGRQVALELADKADVVVENFSAGVMQRLGLDYVALRKRNPGLIYCSISAYGRSGPFAHRLGFDPIAQAESGFISMNGRPDDEGMRAGSSIMDMATAMLSCNAILAALHARARNGRGQLIETNLLGAAVNMLGNFHMGYLMSGVSPKRFGNWQVTAVPVGSFATRTGPLYIACANDGTFRRLMRDVLKSPELADDERFRTSASRRANNEALKQIISAALSQGTREDWLSAMQRVGVPAAAVRSVGEALESDEVRALGILGKAEHEKLGKIPNVGLPIKFSETPMRKPAGAPLLGSQTRDALRRVLDCDEERLAQLAAAGAFGGR is encoded by the coding sequence ATGAGCGAATGCGAGGTCGAGACGCCGCTGATGGATGTGCGCATCGTCGATTTTACCCATTTCATTGCCGGGCCCTTCTGCACCATGATCCTCGCGGATTTCGGTGCCGAGGTGATCAAGATCGAATCCCCGGATGGGGGCGATGGCTTCCGGCAATATCCGCCGCACCGCGCCGGGGAGGGCGCGCCGTATCTCTGGACCAACCGGAACAAGGACAGCGTTGCCCTCGACCTGAAAACCGAGGCCGGCCGTCAGGTTGCGCTCGAGCTCGCTGACAAGGCAGACGTCGTCGTCGAGAATTTCTCGGCCGGCGTCATGCAAAGGCTCGGCCTCGACTACGTGGCGCTCAGGAAGCGCAATCCGGGCCTGATCTATTGCTCGATCTCGGCCTATGGCCGCAGCGGCCCGTTCGCACACCGTCTCGGTTTCGATCCGATCGCGCAGGCCGAAAGCGGCTTCATCTCGATGAACGGGCGTCCGGATGATGAGGGCATGCGGGCCGGATCGTCGATCATGGACATGGCAACGGCGATGCTTTCCTGCAACGCCATCCTCGCGGCGCTGCACGCGCGTGCGCGGAACGGCAGGGGACAGCTGATCGAGACCAATCTGCTGGGCGCGGCCGTCAACATGCTCGGCAATTTCCACATGGGCTACCTCATGTCGGGCGTGAGTCCGAAGCGGTTCGGCAATTGGCAGGTGACCGCGGTGCCGGTTGGCTCCTTCGCCACCAGGACGGGCCCGCTCTACATCGCCTGCGCGAACGACGGCACGTTCAGGCGCTTGATGCGGGATGTGCTGAAGAGCCCGGAGCTTGCCGATGACGAGCGCTTTCGCACCAGCGCCAGCCGCCGCGCCAACAATGAAGCGCTCAAGCAGATCATCAGCGCGGCGCTGTCGCAGGGCACACGCGAGGACTGGCTGAGCGCGATGCAGCGCGTGGGCGTTCCTGCCGCTGCGGTGCGTAGCGTCGGCGAGGCCCTGGAATCAGACGAGGTGCGCGCGCTGGGTATCCTCGGTAAAGCCGAGCACGAGAAGCTCGGCAAGATTCCGAATGTTGGATTGCCGATCAAATTCTCGGAGACGCCGATGCGCAAGCCGGCTGGTGCTCCGCTGCTGGGATCACAGACGAGGGACGCGCTCCGGCGGGTGCTGGACTGCGACGAGGAGCGCCTGGCGCAACTGGCCGCCGCGGGCGCCTTCGGCGGCAGATAA
- a CDS encoding carboxyl transferase domain-containing protein, translating to MKDDTKLRPDLRLVLDAQAERLDAARPGAVARQEKRGRWTARRAVETIADQDSFVEYGGLVRPATKGMEGAADGLVMGMAKVGGRPVDMVLYDYSVYAGTQSAMNHAKISRMFTHAEKHRLPVICWLDGGGARPHDMHVTARPSTPTFVVFARLSGLVPTIGISPGRAFAGHANLAGLCDVLIATEDSAMGMAGPPLVEAALGKKYTPEEIGPSSVHWASGVIDILVKDEAEAIAAAKKYLGYFDMQKPAGEAPDQTLLRDIVPENPRRAYNVRTVIQTLCDIDSVMEVKAGYGKAAVTAFGRIAGRTVGIVANQPMYLAGAMDTPACLKMARFIQICDAFDIPLVVLCDTPGLMVGPEVEKTGLMRHSARVLSALANATVPVLTVVLRKAYGLGYYIMGSRPFEPAILVAWPTAEFGGMGLEGAVNIIYAKELEAAATPEERAGLHASLTAELKRSNTAVESGAKFLYDDVIDPADTRDILVKTLETLPQPALRATRKRVIEPF from the coding sequence ATGAAGGACGATACGAAACTGCGGCCTGATCTCAGGCTCGTTCTGGATGCCCAAGCCGAGCGTCTTGATGCCGCGCGTCCCGGCGCCGTCGCGCGTCAGGAAAAGCGAGGACGCTGGACCGCGCGTCGGGCAGTCGAGACCATCGCAGATCAGGATAGCTTCGTCGAATATGGCGGGCTGGTGCGTCCTGCGACGAAGGGGATGGAAGGCGCGGCCGATGGGCTGGTCATGGGGATGGCCAAGGTCGGCGGGCGGCCGGTCGATATGGTCCTCTACGATTATTCGGTCTATGCCGGCACGCAGAGTGCGATGAACCACGCGAAGATTTCGCGAATGTTCACGCATGCCGAGAAACACCGGTTGCCAGTGATCTGCTGGCTCGATGGCGGCGGTGCCCGGCCGCACGACATGCATGTGACAGCCCGCCCTTCGACACCAACGTTCGTCGTGTTCGCCCGTCTTTCCGGTCTCGTGCCGACGATTGGCATCTCGCCCGGCCGCGCCTTCGCGGGGCACGCCAATCTGGCAGGGCTGTGCGATGTCCTGATCGCCACGGAGGATTCGGCCATGGGCATGGCGGGTCCGCCACTGGTCGAAGCCGCGCTCGGCAAAAAATACACGCCGGAAGAGATCGGTCCGTCGTCGGTGCACTGGGCCTCGGGCGTGATCGACATCCTCGTCAAGGACGAGGCCGAGGCAATCGCCGCAGCAAAGAAATATCTCGGTTATTTCGACATGCAGAAGCCGGCGGGTGAAGCGCCGGACCAGACGCTTCTGCGCGACATCGTGCCGGAAAATCCCCGCAGGGCCTACAACGTCCGCACGGTGATCCAGACGCTCTGTGACATCGACAGCGTGATGGAGGTCAAGGCGGGTTACGGCAAGGCCGCGGTGACGGCCTTCGGCCGTATCGCGGGCCGAACTGTGGGAATCGTGGCCAATCAGCCGATGTATCTCGCTGGTGCCATGGATACGCCAGCCTGCCTCAAGATGGCACGTTTCATCCAGATCTGCGACGCCTTCGATATCCCCCTTGTCGTCCTCTGCGATACCCCCGGCCTGATGGTTGGACCGGAGGTCGAAAAGACCGGACTGATGCGTCACAGCGCGCGCGTGCTATCGGCGCTCGCCAACGCCACCGTTCCGGTGCTGACGGTCGTGCTGCGCAAGGCCTATGGCCTCGGCTATTACATCATGGGCTCGCGTCCGTTCGAGCCGGCGATTCTCGTCGCCTGGCCCACCGCCGAGTTCGGCGGCATGGGTCTCGAGGGAGCCGTCAATATTATCTACGCAAAGGAGCTCGAGGCAGCGGCGACGCCGGAGGAACGGGCCGGACTGCATGCCAGCCTGACCGCTGAGCTGAAGCGCTCGAATACAGCTGTCGAAAGCGGTGCCAAGTTCCTCTACGACGACGTGATCGATCCCGCCGACACGCGCGACATCCTCGTCAAGACACTCGAGACGCTGCCGCAGCCCGCACTACGCGCGACGCGCAAGCGGGTCATCGAGCCATTCTGA
- a CDS encoding AMP-binding protein, producing MSGDDDRLSLSPSDRYVLRNLLDRHAREWGDKTFIVLSTGEEWTYTQLRENVRRVAASLQALGVKQDDFVLSWLPNGPHAIAVWFALNYIGAVYVPVNVSYRGRLLAHVIKNSGARLMIADARLAERLTEVETAALDTLVAVSGNPPSGLNAIRGLTEDALASATREPADPCRAIMPWDTHAVIYTSGTTGPSKGVLSSYRHLAATTEAIDTVTSDDRALVNLPLFHVGGTSGVYRMLVRGGSVALVEAFDTQTFWDTVRRTGATTMTLLGAMIPFLMKAPPTSRDRDHSFRQAIMVPLADDAAEFTARFGVDIYTVFNMTEISCPIVSVRNPDVLKTCGRVRAGFEARVVDENDVEVPHGTVGELMVRADEPWTMNHGYYGNPEATARAWRNGWFHTGDAFRQDEAGNFFFVDRMKDAIRRRGENISSFEVEAEIGAHPKVRESAVVGVPSEFAEDEVMAVISPVPGADLDPLEIISFLTLRLPHFMVPRYIRFLAELPKTPTQKIEKHVLRAEGVTGDTWDREQAGIRLKREKLSVGDLKVAR from the coding sequence ATGAGTGGCGATGACGATCGGCTGTCGCTGTCCCCGTCGGACAGATACGTGCTGCGCAATCTGCTCGACCGCCATGCGCGCGAGTGGGGCGACAAGACGTTCATCGTGCTGTCGACGGGGGAAGAATGGACGTACACGCAGCTGCGCGAAAATGTGCGCAGGGTTGCCGCCAGCCTCCAAGCGCTCGGCGTGAAGCAGGACGATTTCGTCCTGTCCTGGCTCCCCAACGGTCCGCATGCGATCGCGGTCTGGTTCGCGTTGAACTACATCGGCGCGGTCTATGTGCCGGTGAACGTCTCCTATCGCGGGCGGCTACTTGCCCATGTGATCAAAAATTCCGGCGCGCGCCTGATGATCGCCGACGCGAGGCTCGCCGAGCGTCTCACCGAGGTGGAGACGGCCGCGCTCGACACGCTCGTCGCGGTGTCAGGGAATCCGCCATCGGGCCTGAACGCAATTCGCGGCCTGACCGAAGATGCGCTTGCATCCGCAACCCGCGAACCCGCCGATCCATGCCGCGCGATCATGCCCTGGGACACGCATGCGGTGATCTACACGTCCGGCACCACGGGTCCGTCGAAAGGCGTGCTGTCGTCCTACCGGCATCTGGCGGCGACGACGGAGGCGATCGATACCGTGACTTCCGACGACCGCGCATTGGTCAATCTGCCCTTGTTCCATGTCGGCGGCACCAGCGGTGTGTACCGCATGCTGGTGCGCGGCGGCTCCGTCGCGCTGGTTGAGGCGTTCGACACACAGACCTTCTGGGACACCGTACGCAGGACCGGCGCCACCACGATGACGCTGCTCGGCGCAATGATCCCTTTTCTAATGAAGGCGCCGCCAACCTCCCGCGACCGCGATCACTCGTTCCGGCAGGCGATCATGGTGCCGCTTGCCGACGACGCGGCGGAGTTTACCGCGCGTTTCGGCGTCGACATCTATACGGTCTTCAACATGACGGAGATTTCGTGCCCAATCGTGTCGGTGCGGAATCCCGATGTGCTCAAGACCTGTGGGCGGGTGCGCGCCGGCTTTGAGGCCCGGGTCGTCGACGAGAACGATGTCGAGGTGCCGCACGGCACCGTCGGCGAGTTGATGGTCCGGGCCGATGAGCCCTGGACGATGAACCACGGCTACTATGGCAACCCGGAAGCAACCGCGCGCGCCTGGCGCAATGGCTGGTTCCACACGGGCGACGCGTTTCGCCAGGATGAGGCCGGCAATTTCTTCTTCGTCGATCGCATGAAGGACGCCATTCGCCGGCGCGGCGAGAATATCTCCTCTTTCGAGGTCGAGGCGGAAATCGGTGCGCATCCGAAGGTGCGCGAGAGTGCCGTCGTCGGCGTTCCCAGCGAGTTCGCTGAAGACGAGGTCATGGCCGTCATCTCACCGGTGCCCGGTGCCGATCTCGACCCGCTCGAGATCATCTCGTTCCTGACGCTGCGCCTGCCGCACTTCATGGTGCCCCGCTACATCCGCTTCCTGGCGGAGCTGCCGAAGACGCCGACGCAGAAGATCGAAAAGCATGTGCTGCGCGCGGAAGGCGTGACCGGCGACACGTGGGATCGCGAGCAGGCGGGTATCCGCCTCAAGCGTGAGAAACTCTCAGTCGGAGATTTGAAGGTCGCACGATGA
- a CDS encoding TetR/AcrR family transcriptional regulator, with protein sequence MSIIAQKGAAGATLAEIGVAAGFSRGLPAERFGTKLALLNALMDFMEGWFAERLRDAIGDKAGLDAVQARIDAHVDSACASPVATAALYSLFVESLCAIPELQPRTRALSASFHDGFRRHLEQARRSGELRERVDCSKMANILVGMLRGLIIQSLLEGDARSLATNRAQIHAFIDAGLRKRLNGAGGNASGRRKND encoded by the coding sequence ATGTCGATCATCGCGCAGAAGGGGGCTGCGGGTGCGACGCTGGCTGAAATCGGTGTCGCCGCGGGTTTCAGCCGTGGACTTCCGGCCGAGCGCTTCGGGACAAAGCTCGCGCTCCTGAACGCGCTGATGGATTTCATGGAGGGCTGGTTTGCCGAGCGCTTGCGCGACGCAATCGGCGACAAGGCAGGCCTCGACGCCGTGCAAGCGCGGATTGACGCGCATGTGGACAGTGCCTGCGCCAGCCCGGTGGCGACCGCCGCGCTCTATTCGCTGTTCGTCGAATCTCTCTGTGCCATCCCGGAGTTGCAGCCCCGCACGCGTGCGCTGAGCGCCAGCTTCCATGACGGCTTTCGCAGGCATCTTGAACAGGCGCGCCGCAGCGGTGAGCTGCGCGAAAGGGTCGATTGCTCGAAGATGGCCAACATCCTGGTCGGCATGTTGCGCGGCCTGATCATCCAGTCGCTGCTCGAGGGCGATGCCAGGAGTCTCGCAACGAACCGGGCGCAGATTCATGCATTCATTGATGCGGGCTTGCGCAAGCGGCTCAACGGTGCGGGAGGAAACGCTTCCGGCCGTCGAAAGAACGACTGA